Genomic segment of Panicum virgatum strain AP13 chromosome 2K, P.virgatum_v5, whole genome shotgun sequence:
gcggaggaggagcggcggcgaccgaggaccagaggaggaggagggagatgcggaggaggagcggcggcgtacGAGCTTCTCCACGCCGCGGTGCACAGacaaggaagggaggaggaagaagaagaatctgACGTATGGGCCCATGCTGTAAGCGAGAGAGACGGGGTGGCAATTTTGTAAATACGGAGACAACGCTTCTATACATACGTTGCACGTGGGCCCGAGTGTATCGGATAGGTACACAGTGGCATATCTTCAGTAGAAGAacgtgaattgtaatggcagatcTCCAAACTTGAAGAATTATAATGCcgaattataatggcattgatCAAAATAACCTTCTTCCTACCCCCAAATATCGCTGCACCGTCATCCTCGTCGTCCCGCATACTCGCCTTGGGCGAGCCGCGCCTGGAGCGAAGCAGGGACCCGCGATTCGTTCTCGCCGCCGGGGGGAGCTGCGCCTGGAGCGAAGCGCGAACCCGCGCCGCCCGGCGATTCGTCCtcgccgcggggggggggggggggggggggggagccgcCCCGGGAGCCAGGTGGGGATCCACGCCGCCCGGCGATTCGTCCTCGCCGAGTGGGAGCCGCGCCGGGAGCCAGGCGGGGATCCACGCCGCCCGCGATTCTTCCTCGACGAGGAGGAGCCGCGCCGGGATCCAGGAGGGGATCACGCTGCCCGGCGATTCGCCCTCAACGAGGGGAGCGCTCCAGAGCGGGGTCGACTGCGATTCATCCTCGGCGACTGGAAGCGCTGCGAAGGGAGGCGCGACTCCACGCGGGGGCCTGCACTCCAGTGGTGCACTGAAGGTGCTGCATCCTCGTCAAGGTGAGCTCCTTCCCTCGTGCGCTCACGTCTTTGGGAAGAGATGGAAGCGACATCCATGGCCAGGGGCGAAGCCACGTTCATTTTGCACAGGCACCAGAGTTCAAATCAGATTACAGTGTTGTTTATTAAAGCTTTGCTTGGAAATTTCGAGTCCAATGTATAAACGATGAAGTCGGGCACCAGGGTCTTCTCTGATCTAGCCTCGCCCCTGTCCATGGTGTTTGTCTTCCGCAGCGCTCACATCGGTTGACAACTAGGACGAGGCTCCAGAACTCATTACGCACGCCGTAATTTTTTATTTGGGTTCGTGTGCCTCTATGTTCGTTGCTGACAGCGGAATTTTTTTCCAGGTTCCATGTTTTGGGAGCTACGATGATTCAGTTATCTAGACGCAGGCTATCTGTGCTGAACCTGTGCAGTGTTTTTGGGACCATTACTAAATCCCCTATTGAGGTTAGCTATCGCAATTTTACCTGTGCTCTGCTTTTCATTGTTGGAATCACTCCCACTCTAGGTGTTTATCACAAACACACTAGCCTTTCTGGTGGCTCACGCACACACGCAAGAAACACAGCAGCACAAGAAGTCTCTTTTGGTCGACGCAAGCCACACAGCTCTCATCGTTTTCATTCATATAAATAGACTGAAGTACATGCAAAGGATAACAACCGGCTAGTCTGATCCATGCGTAGACTGTGCCATACTCTCCTAAACTAATGCAAATGTGCAGATGACATGCAAGCCTATCCATCCTATTCTCTTGCCACGAAATCTCATCATGGCCTTGACCCGAACTAACAGGGCATGCACTCCTGCCGTGCTCATCTCATGCAGGTCACACTGCATGCATCAAATGTTGGAGCCTCCGGCCGCTTCTCCGGCCGCTTCGCAGATCACACGGCTCGTTTCACACGCATCGCTGTTACATTTCTTTCGGCACCACTCACTGCTGCAATGCAAATTTCTACACTTCTACACGACATTATTGACTACATGCAAGTACTACTTAACAAACGTGCACATGCAGAAACTAAATCAAGATTAGTTCTAACAATCTCCCCCTAATCTTGATTCCCTAGGCCTTCACAAACTTCAGAGAAGAGCAGGTTCGTCGCTAGCGTAGCCTTGCGCGAGcagcgccttctcctcctttcctttcttAGGACATTCCCAAGCATAATGTCCATAATCTTGACAGTTGTAGCACTTTACCTTGCTCGTCTTTGCCTCCGTCGTGGCTGCCTTGTGCACGACCTCGACCTCGCACCGAGTCTTCTCCTTTTGCCATGAGGAGCTGCTGTTCTGTTTGGACCTCCCTTCCCTTGAGTAGCTCTTCATGTGCCTTCAATGACCCAATGGCCTCTTCCATGGTCATCTTGTTGATGTCGTTGAACAGCACCATCGATGAAGCAATATTGATGAACTTGGTGGAGACAGCCCGCATCAGCTTCTTCACCACGTACTTTTCTTCCATCGCATCTCCAAGTTCACGAATGCGtccaactagcatcatgaaCTTTTCCGCGAAATCATCCATGCACTCTGCATCACTCATCTTAAGATTATCAAAATCTAACCTCAAGGATTGGATCCTTGCTTCCCGAACACGCTCGACGCCCACATGCATGGAGTGCAGTGCCGCCCACACATCAGCGGCGGTCTCCTTCTCTGTGACTCGCAGTAGCGTCTCGTCGTCGATCGACTGGGAGATGATCGTCAAGGCCAGCTGGTCCTGGACCTCATCGACCGCCTCTCCTGGTGGCTTCTTCTCACGATCAACAGCGCCCCATGCGCCGTTGGTCCGCAGCAGGAACTTCATCCTCACAGTTCACGCTGCGTAGTTCGTCCTTGTCAGCATCGGGAACGGGAGCCTCCCCGTCATCGCCGTCGAGTTGCCGAAGCCACCGCTCATGATGGTTTTGCTGCTTGATGACGAATCTTCACGCGGCATCGTCTTCATCAACTTGGCTTTGAATACCAATTGTTGGAATCACTCCCTCTCTAGGTGTTTATCACAAACACACTAGCCTTTCTGGtggctcacacacacacacacacgcaagaAACACAGCAGCACAAGAAGTCTCTTTTGGTCGACGCAAGCCACACAGCTCTCATCGTTTTCATTCATATAAATAGACTGAAGTACATGCAAAGGATAACAACCGGCTAGTCTGATCCATGCGTAGACTGCGCCATACTCTCCTAAACTAATGCAAACGTGCAGATGACATGCAAGCCTATCCATCCTATTCTCCTGCCACGAAATCTCATCATGGCCTTGACCCGAACTAACAGGGCATGCACTCCTGCCGTGCTCATCTCATGCAGGTCACACTGCATGCATCAGATGTTGGAGCCTCCGGCCGCTTCTCCGGCCGCTTCGCAGATCACACGGCTCGTTTCACATGCATCGCCGTTACATTTCTTTCGGCACCACTCACTGCTGCAATGCAAATTTCTACACTTCTACACGACATTATTGACTACATGCAAGTACTACTTAACAAACGTGCACATGCAGAAACTAAATCAAGATTAGTTCTAACATTCATTCAGCACTTCACACCACCATAGATATTGCTTACTAGTTTTGATGCCCAATATGTGGCCACAATGCACTGTTTTTTTGCAGCATCTGCACGTATAAAACCAGAGCACTAGTGTAGTTATCGGCCACAATCTTTGTAACCCAGTACTAATGAAAGTTTCATTGATGTCTACTGAGAACACATGCTAGTTAATGATTTTTGAAGATACTCCTACTGAATTTGCATCATTTTTCAATTTACGTTTGCCCAAATACTAAGCGTTATAGGATATTGAGATGAATTCATCATATGGAACTGCATGGAAGACTAAGCTAACTTGCTCTTACAATACAATAGATCTCCCTAGTTTCtaaattcagagatgaaaaaacTAGGAACTTAAAGAAATTACACAAGTGTATTCTCCTCATTCTCACTGTGATCTTTTTATTGTAGCTGAGTAAATTCTGTGGAGTTGATTTGGGTTCAGGCACAGAAAAGTTTTTGCATTAGTGTATGAAACTAACCTTTCACAATTACAACTTTATTTTTAGTTCATCAATATGTTACAATCTACACTAAAAATTAGCCCTAAATCCTGTTCCTATGATCTACTGAAACTAATGCCACATAAGAGGCCCAACTCGTTGAAAATCATACATAGATCGAAGTTACTTTTTCTAAGGATTGAAATAGACAATGCATGAACCATTTAAGGTCTTTTTCTCCACTATGGCTCATGACAATGAAATTTCATTTTTCATTGTAAATTCCATTATCAACATAAAGATGACTGTTTTAAATATTATATGCCCAAAGCCTCTCCctaaaaaaaatacatgaaTCTGGTTTTAGTCGTACCAGGTTAGAGTTGTGAATTGATAGGGTCAAAGTTCTATCTCACGACCTTGATATATTCACGGGTTGAAAGTTTTAGCATTTGCCTTTTAAAGATACAGACAAAGGAAGTTTTGATCATTACTTCCAGACTGAAGattctgaaattctttttttttttgtctaaagTTTTCTATACATGATTTGAAAGTTTCTTAGTATCTGCATTCAAAGTTTTTAAATAGTAGATTCAAAGTTTTAAGCATCATTCTTTACAGGTTGAGACAAAGCAAGTTTATGAAGATGAACTTATGTATCAATGACTATAAATTTCTTATCTACTAGGACTATAAATTTTGTATATAGGACTACAAATTTTAAAATGCGCTTGTAGAAAGTTCTCGAATTGAGTGTGCAAACTTTTTATAACAGTCTAAACCAATATGTATGAAGTTCCTGACTGCCCCTCATATGAAATGTAGTTAAAAGTTTCTAACATTTGTTTATAAAGTTTTTTGACCTACGGAGCACAAAGTTTGAAATGTGCTAGTACAAATTTCCTGCAGTGTGATTGCAAAgtttttgaactacaaagtttttgATCCAGGTTTATAAAGTTTATAATATGATAGTATACATGATTTGAAAGTTTTCTATAGACGATTTCATAGTTACTTAGTATCCACATTCAAAGTTTTCAAGTAGTGGGTTCAAAGTTTTAGCATGTGCCTTCAAATGTTGAGACAAAACCAAGTTTTTGCTCATTACTCCCCGACTGAATATTGTGAAATTCCTTTTTATGTCCAAAAGTTTTCTATACATGATTTGAAAGTTACTTAGTAGCGGCATTCAAAGTTTTCAACTAGCGGGTTCAAAGTTTTGGCATGTGTCTTTTAGAGGTACAAAGCAAGTTTTTGAATATGAACTTTTGGTATCAGTGACTATAAATTTCTTATCTAGTTGGATGATAAATTTTGTATGCAGCACTACAAATTTGAACCCACTACTTAAAAACTTTGAATGCAGGAAGGGAAGGACGACTCCCCACGTGGGCCTGCACTTCATTCGCTGGTTTGTTTTTCTTTCTGTTGTTGTTTCCCCCTTCCTCGCTATTACAGTTTCCTTGGAATTCATGTCAGTAATCGTGGTAGTTTTGATGAATTTTTGGGGGAATTCATGCTCCCCGTGAGCGTCCCATTCGATGATTGTTCTATTTTTGTACATCCGCTTATTTCATTTCACTGCATGGTTgtcaaagggaaaaaaaaactgagaCTTTTTATAGCCCGCATGTGCAAGGAATGACCAATAGATGAAGCAGAACATTTTTGAAATTCATGTTAACAGAAATAGTTTAATGGGGACTGCCTATTTCTTGACTATTTGAGTAGCAATAAAAACTAGTAATATGACTGTTATCTGTGTCAAGgtaaatctactaaaaacagaaGATAAAATAGAGCAGGGTGCTTTGTGTGGTTCAGTTGCCCCGCACCTATATCAACACTATCGCTCAATTTAAACTGAACAAGAATGGTAAGGACTAAGGAGTTAAGGACCCTAACCCACTATTTTTATGTATCAGCCCTTTTGCATCTGCGAAAGATTTTAGCAAAAACTTACTAACTGGGATCAACTCGATTAGATTATGGACTTCTGATAATATCTAGTTGGTGAGCAGTTGTCATAAGTTGAGCTATCAAATATAATGCTAAGTTCTCAATCAGATAGTGCTCTCTGTATGGAAGGTTTATTACTTAATAGGTTTGATGTTCTTATTTTGCTATCAGAACTAAGGGAATGGATATATGTTTTTAGTGAATTGTGCTCTCTATGAAGTTGCTTTTGAGTTGCAAGCTATAAATCAGGAAAAGAGGAAAACCAGAAAGTCTTAAGAAGAAaatgccccccccccctgtTGTACTGATAGTTCGATGTTGATTACCTATCTCTGTTAGACAGTAGCATAAGATGTCCGGTACTATATGTGATGATAGTTATTAGTCTTGATTATTTCAACTTTCAAGCAATAGCCAGTTATGCAGATATAAAATCTTTGTTCGTGATTGCTTCTATCATTTGTATATTATACTATGGATTTTTGCTGAAATCTACTTTTCTGGAAAAGGGTGTGTGGTAACTCCTACTGAGGAGCAGTTGGATTGAGTGGAGGGATTGGCACGAGTTTCCACAGTGGAAGCCCCAGAGTTAGGCCCCTACTAACCCAACAGCTGAACCTGAGGGCATTTGACCTGCTATGAGTAAGCTTGCTACACTTGGGAGTCTTAATTCACCTACTCAAGAGACCTTGTATTTTTCCAGTTAAACCTGAACTTTATCCATTTGCTTTTTTTTCTCACATATGTTATGACTTAGAGTTTAAGTATTTATGATTTTTAAAAGTTACATATGTAGATAGGTATCCAACCAATATGTATGAAGTTTCTGACTAACCCTCATATGAAATGTAGTTAAAAGTTTCTAACATTTGTTTATAAAGTTTTTTGACCTACGGAGCACAAAGTTTGAAATGTGCTAGTACAAATTTCCTGCAGCTGTGATTGCAAAgtttttgaactacaaagtttttgATCCAGGTTTATAAAGTTTATAATATGATAGTATACATGATTTGAAAGTTTTCTATACACGATTTCATAGTTGCTTAGCATCCGCATTCAAAGTTTTCAAGTAGTGGGTTCAAAGTTTTAGCATGTGCCTTCAAATGTTGAGACGAACCAAATTTTTGCTCATTACTTCCTGATTGAATATTCtaaatttccttttttttgtccaAAAGTTTTCTACACATGATTTGAAAGTTACTTAGTAGCTGCATTCAAAGTTTTCAAGTAGTGGGTTCAAAGTTTTGGCATGTGTCTTTAGAGGTACAAAGCAAGTTGTTAAATATGAACTTTTTATATCAGTGACTATAAATTGCTTATCTAGTTGGATCATAAATTTTAGCATGTGTATTTGTACAAATTTTAAAATGCGCTTTGTACAATGTTATTGAATTCAGTGTGCAAAGTATTGAACTTGAGGATACAAATTTGAGAATGTTCGAACTAAAGCTTTTGATTTGTGAGTATAAAGTTCAAAATGGACTGCTAGCAAGTTTATGAATTTAGAAAGCAAAGTTTTGGGGTTCTACTTTGTAAACACTATTTTTTTTCCTAATTGTTCCTAAATCAACTATCACATTCGGTATGTGCTATTTTCAATTCACTTGCTGCTATACAAATTTTCTTAAATCTGACGTAGCTTTTCTTTGCATTTTTGTAGTATAATACATGTGTTGCCTATCTCGACCAATTATGAACAACTTAGTTGTTTTTTAATTCCGCCAATACGGAGTCTATGAATACTattttttagatttttgaaCATACTACCTTGATGTGCCCCAATTTGGAACTAGATTCAGTCCGAAGCAGTGCTGAAATAGTAATTTTCAATTTTAAGATGACTTTTAAGTACGCATACcctcggtcaacaacacataatATATTTCAGATGACTACTACCTTTCGCAATGTCACATGGTCAAAAAACCAGTtgagttctctctctctccaacattgtatttttctcatttttctgtTCCTTTAATTGATGCTGCTAAACAACATATCCACTATTTTCAAGATTTTTTTACGTTCTAATATACATCAGCAATTTTAGTAACATGTGGAATTTTTTTGTGCCCTTTTTTTCACACCCAACAGCTGCGATAGTGGTATATTTGTTATGAAACTCATGCAAAGCCACGATGGCAACAAGCAACACCTATTCAAACCAGTGAGTACAGGTTTTGGTACCCATATCTTTTTTTAAAATCATGCTGTAAAGTAATGAATGTAgttatttcatgattttttcTTTCACAGTTCATGAGAAATCATAATATGTTTTTATATATACAAAGATCATAGGTTGATATTTCCAAGTTCTGGATCACGAAGTTTATTAGTGTGCTAGTATGAAGTTCATAGTTTCAGAATTGAAAGTTTTTTAAGGAGGGGGAGGTTACAAAGTTCATTACTGAGCTAGTAAGGGGGAGGGGCAACTGCAAAGTCTAGTACTATGGTAGTACAAAGTTATTGGTGTGCTAGTAGAAAATTCATAATTTTCTGATTTTCAACTTTTTTGGAGCTGCCAATTCTATTACAGTTCATTACTCAGCTTGTACAAAGTTCATagtattgaatttcaaagttttggGTGCGCAACAGTAAAGTTTACTATTGTGGTAGTACAAAGTTTATTATTGGGCTAGTACAAAAATCATACTTTCcagttttcaattttttttgtagcAGCTAATTCCATTATAAAATTTATGGTTCCAAATTTCAAAGTTGTGGAAACAACAAGCTTATCTGTGTGCATGTACAAAGTTCATaatttcaaagttcatttcAAATTGATTAGTCTTTTTTGCTAcaggaagatgcaaaaccactACGGGAATGCATATCCTACTACCGACACATGCATGCAACGAAAAGTACAACACCCTTGTAGACATCAAAAAAATACTAACCATGCATGTAAGTTTTTCTGTTGATATTTTTGTTGTTCATTCTTAAAATCAGTTTATATAAGTTGAGCACAAGACTTACAAATTTTctcattttttcaattttttcagGGTGTCACCATTGGATTCTATCAGTGAAGATGTTTTATGGTTTAGAATAATAGCTATATTCGATGAAGAATATGAACAGAGCTATTAGTTTTTTAGATTATTATATGTTCTAGAATGACAGCGAAACAGTCttctttttatttgtttctACTGTAAACCTAAACTTAGAGATTTTTTGAGATTTAGTTATAAATCTGAGTTGTTCTACATTTATATGGATATGAAACCCCCGCCCAATCACTCACCCCATACACCCGCTgtcccagaaaaaaaaagagagaatagAGTAGAAGGCAGTGTACAGCACGGAACTAGCCGTCCGGAGCAAGTCAAATGCTTGTTCGCTACTACCACTGACGCTGCATGTGCGCTGCCTGCTACCTCCAGCGCTCGTTCGCTGCTTGGTGCCGCGGCGCACGTGTTCGCGTTGGTTTGTCTA
This window contains:
- the LOC120695299 gene encoding uncharacterized protein LOC120695299, producing MPNYNGIDQNNLLPTPKYRCTVILVVPHTRLGRAAPGAKQGPAIRSRRRGELRLERSANPRRPAIRPRRGGGGGGGGSRPGSQVGIHAARRFVLAEWEPRREPGGDPRRPRFFLDEEEPRRDPGGDHAARRFALNEGSAPERGRLRFILGDWKRCEGRRDSTRGPALQWCTEGAASSSRFHVLGATMIQLSRRRLSVLNLCSVFGTITKSPIEEGKDDSPRGPALHSLLR